A portion of the Pseudomonas synxantha BG33R genome contains these proteins:
- a CDS encoding BolA family protein, with protein MTMQQRIETALAALGPQHLSVLDESHMHSRGLQTHFKAVLVSPQFEGLNRVKRHQKVYATLGDLMSEFHALALHTYTPEEWAKIDAAPASPTCAGGH; from the coding sequence ATGACCATGCAACAGCGTATCGAAACGGCGCTCGCCGCCCTGGGCCCGCAACACTTGAGTGTGCTGGATGAAAGCCACATGCACAGCCGTGGGTTGCAGACCCACTTCAAGGCCGTGCTGGTCAGCCCGCAGTTCGAAGGGCTCAACCGCGTCAAGCGCCACCAGAAGGTCTACGCCACCCTCGGTGACCTGATGAGCGAATTTCATGCGTTGGCGCTGCATACCTACACGCCTGAGGAATGGGCGAAAATCGACGCAGCCCCGGCCTCGCCGACCTGCGCCGGCGGGCACTGA
- a CDS encoding DUF2059 domain-containing protein, whose translation MTRLRAICTAVALVCASGQVFADTASHNASAEAFLTLAHADKLGTPVYMQVQQMFAQRFEQTKAPAAKQSVLDSYQAKANAALDQAIGWPKLKPDMVKLYTTNFSESELKDLVAFYQSPLGKKVLEKMPQLTQQSAQMTQAKLESAVPVVNKLLEDMTNELAPKAAAPAKKK comes from the coding sequence ATGACTCGTCTTCGTGCCATCTGTACCGCGGTTGCTCTGGTTTGCGCCAGCGGCCAGGTTTTTGCCGATACCGCCAGCCACAACGCCAGTGCCGAAGCCTTCCTTACCCTGGCCCACGCTGACAAGCTGGGGACCCCGGTGTACATGCAAGTGCAGCAAATGTTCGCCCAGCGTTTCGAACAGACCAAGGCGCCTGCCGCCAAGCAGTCCGTACTGGACAGCTACCAGGCCAAGGCCAACGCCGCCCTGGACCAGGCCATCGGCTGGCCGAAGCTCAAGCCTGATATGGTCAAGCTCTACACCACCAACTTCAGCGAATCCGAGCTCAAGGACCTGGTAGCGTTCTACCAGTCGCCACTTGGCAAGAAGGTCCTGGAAAAAATGCCGCAGCTGACCCAGCAATCGGCCCAGATGACCCAGGCCAAACTGGAAAGCGCCGTACCGGTGGTGAACAAGCTGTTGGAAGACATGACCAATGAGCTGGCGCCAAAAGCCGCCGCACCGGCCAAGAAGAAGTAA